The following are encoded in a window of Camelus ferus isolate YT-003-E chromosome 20, BCGSAC_Cfer_1.0, whole genome shotgun sequence genomic DNA:
- the UNC5CL gene encoding UNC5C-like protein isoform X1, which yields MCSHESSLQPAQFLLLVGVPVASAVLLAQCLRWRCPRRLLGACWKLESQEEPVSHPTPLPENESSRQFPPATLQEVAAFYQELHTPTQGQTVIRQLMHKLLVFSAREVDHRGGCLMLQDTGISLLIPPGAVSVGRQERVSLILVWDLSDAPSLSRAQGLVSPVVACGPHGASFLKPCTLTFKHCAQQPSHARTYSSNTTLLDAKAWKPLGRPGDHTSRDECRILLSHFSLYTCVLEAPVGREARKWLQLAVFCSPLAPGQSHLQLRVYFLNNTPCALQWAVTNEQPHGGRLRGPCQLFDFTGAQGDQCLKLKYISEGWENVDDSSCQLVPHLHIWHGKCPFRSFCFRRKAGSPGASHPPAALSSLLPVTLEPRSSSLSRARRPSLKASENEDCSALTNEIIVTMHTFQDGLETKYMEILRFQASEEESWTAPPPVTQPPPCNRLPPELFERLQMLLEPNSITGNDWRRLASHLGLCGMKIRFLSCQRSPAAAILELFEEQNGSLQELHYLMTIMERLDCASVIQSYLSGTQSGSPVPVRGGAQENQGLELDEKF from the exons ATGTGCTCCCATGAGAGTTCCCTCCAACCCGCCCAGTTCCTACTGCTGGTGGGGGTTCCGGTGGCCAGTGCTGTCCTTCTGGCCCAGTGCCTTAGATGGCGCTGTCCTCGCCGGCTGCTGGGTGCCTGCTGGAAGCTGGAGAGCCAGGAGGAACCAGTGTCCCATCCCACTCCCCTGCCAGAAAATGAGTCCTCCAGGCAGTTCCCACCAGCTACGCTGCAGGAGGTGGCCGCCTTCTACCAGGAACTGCACACACCCACCCAAGGCCAGACCGTCATCCGCCAGCTGATGCACAAGCTGCTGGTGTTTTCGGCTCGAGAGGTGGATCACCGAGGTGGCTGCCTGATGCTCCAGGATACGGGCATTTCCCTGCTTATCCCACCAG GTGCTGTGTCTGTGGGACGCCAGGAGCGCGTGTCACTGATCCTGGTGTGGGATCTGTCAGACGCCCCGTCATTGTCCCGAGCCCAGGGGCTGGTGAGCCCCGTGGTGGCGTGTGGCCCCCATGGGGCCTCCTTCCTGAAGCCCTGCACCCTCACGTTCAAGCACTGTGCCCAGCAACCCAGCCACGCCCGCACCTACAGCAGCAACACGACCCTGCTGGACGCCAAGGCCTGGAAGCCCCTGGGGCGGCCAGGAGACCACACCTCCCGGGATGAATGTCGCATCCTCCTCTCCCACTTCAG CCTCTACACCTGCGTGCTGGAGGCGCCGGTGGGCCGGGAAGCCCGCAAGTGGCTGCAGCTGGCCGTGTTCTGCTCGCCTCTGGCTCCGGGGCAGTCCCACCTGCAGCTGCGCGTCTACTTCCTCAACAACACGCCCTGTGCCCTGCAGTGGGCTGTGACCAACGAGCAGCCGCACGGCGGGCGCCTGCGTGGGCCCTGCCAGCTCTTCGATTTCACCGGGGCCCAAGGGGACCAGTGCCTGAAACTCAAATACATCTCcgagg gctgggagaATGTGGACGACAGCAGTTGCCAGCTGGTCCCCCATCTGCACATCTGGCATGGAAAGTGCCCCTTCCGCTCCTTCTGCTTCCGCAGAAAAGCAGGTAGTCCAGGAGCCTCGCATCCAcctgctgccctctcctctctgctcccggTCACCCTGGAACCCCGCAGCTCCTCACTCAGCCGTGCCCGCAGACCCTCTCTTAAAG CCAGTGAGAACGAAGACTGCTCGGCACTGACCAATGAGATCATCGTCACCATGCACACCTTCCAGGAT GGTTTGGAGACCAAATACATGGAAATCCTCAGATTTCAAGCATCAGAGGAGGAATCCTGGACAGCGCCACCCCCTGTCACCCAGCCACCCCCATGCAATAG GCTGCCCCCAGAGCTCTTTGAGCGGCTGCAGATGTTGCTGGAGCCCAACAGCATCACAGGCAACGATTGGCGCCGACTGGCCTCCCACCTGGGGCTCTGCGGTATGAAAATCCG GTTCCTGTCCTGCCAGCGCAGCCCCGCGGCAGCCATCCTGGAGCTGTTCGAGGAGCAGAACGGCAGCCTGCAGGAGCTGCACTACCTCATGACCATCATGGAGCGGCTGGACTGCGCCTCCGTCATCCAGAGCTACCTGAGCGGGACGCAAAGCGGCAGCCCAGTCCCGGTCCGCGGGGGCGCCCAGGAGAACCAGGGCCTGGAGCTGGACGAGAAGTTCTGA
- the UNC5CL gene encoding UNC5C-like protein isoform X2 has product MCSHESSLQPAQFLLLVGVPVASAVLLAQCLRWRCPRRLLGACWKLESQEEPVSHPTPLPENESSRQFPPATLQEVAAFYQELHTPTQGQTVIRQLMHKLLVFSAREVDHRGGCLMLQDTGISLLIPPGAVSVGRQERVSLILVWDLSDAPSLSRAQGLVSPVVACGPHGASFLKPCTLTFKHCAQQPSHARTYSSNTTLLDAKAWKPLGRPGDHTSRDECRILLSHFSLYTCVLEAPVGREARKWLQLAVFCSPLAPGQSHLQLRVYFLNNTPCALQWAVTNEQPHGGRLRGPCQLFDFTGAQGDQCLKLKYISEGWENVDDSSCQLVPHLHIWHGKCPFRSFCFRRKAASENEDCSALTNEIIVTMHTFQDGLETKYMEILRFQASEEESWTAPPPVTQPPPCNRLPPELFERLQMLLEPNSITGNDWRRLASHLGLCGMKIRFLSCQRSPAAAILELFEEQNGSLQELHYLMTIMERLDCASVIQSYLSGTQSGSPVPVRGGAQENQGLELDEKF; this is encoded by the exons ATGTGCTCCCATGAGAGTTCCCTCCAACCCGCCCAGTTCCTACTGCTGGTGGGGGTTCCGGTGGCCAGTGCTGTCCTTCTGGCCCAGTGCCTTAGATGGCGCTGTCCTCGCCGGCTGCTGGGTGCCTGCTGGAAGCTGGAGAGCCAGGAGGAACCAGTGTCCCATCCCACTCCCCTGCCAGAAAATGAGTCCTCCAGGCAGTTCCCACCAGCTACGCTGCAGGAGGTGGCCGCCTTCTACCAGGAACTGCACACACCCACCCAAGGCCAGACCGTCATCCGCCAGCTGATGCACAAGCTGCTGGTGTTTTCGGCTCGAGAGGTGGATCACCGAGGTGGCTGCCTGATGCTCCAGGATACGGGCATTTCCCTGCTTATCCCACCAG GTGCTGTGTCTGTGGGACGCCAGGAGCGCGTGTCACTGATCCTGGTGTGGGATCTGTCAGACGCCCCGTCATTGTCCCGAGCCCAGGGGCTGGTGAGCCCCGTGGTGGCGTGTGGCCCCCATGGGGCCTCCTTCCTGAAGCCCTGCACCCTCACGTTCAAGCACTGTGCCCAGCAACCCAGCCACGCCCGCACCTACAGCAGCAACACGACCCTGCTGGACGCCAAGGCCTGGAAGCCCCTGGGGCGGCCAGGAGACCACACCTCCCGGGATGAATGTCGCATCCTCCTCTCCCACTTCAG CCTCTACACCTGCGTGCTGGAGGCGCCGGTGGGCCGGGAAGCCCGCAAGTGGCTGCAGCTGGCCGTGTTCTGCTCGCCTCTGGCTCCGGGGCAGTCCCACCTGCAGCTGCGCGTCTACTTCCTCAACAACACGCCCTGTGCCCTGCAGTGGGCTGTGACCAACGAGCAGCCGCACGGCGGGCGCCTGCGTGGGCCCTGCCAGCTCTTCGATTTCACCGGGGCCCAAGGGGACCAGTGCCTGAAACTCAAATACATCTCcgagg gctgggagaATGTGGACGACAGCAGTTGCCAGCTGGTCCCCCATCTGCACATCTGGCATGGAAAGTGCCCCTTCCGCTCCTTCTGCTTCCGCAGAAAAGCAG CCAGTGAGAACGAAGACTGCTCGGCACTGACCAATGAGATCATCGTCACCATGCACACCTTCCAGGAT GGTTTGGAGACCAAATACATGGAAATCCTCAGATTTCAAGCATCAGAGGAGGAATCCTGGACAGCGCCACCCCCTGTCACCCAGCCACCCCCATGCAATAG GCTGCCCCCAGAGCTCTTTGAGCGGCTGCAGATGTTGCTGGAGCCCAACAGCATCACAGGCAACGATTGGCGCCGACTGGCCTCCCACCTGGGGCTCTGCGGTATGAAAATCCG GTTCCTGTCCTGCCAGCGCAGCCCCGCGGCAGCCATCCTGGAGCTGTTCGAGGAGCAGAACGGCAGCCTGCAGGAGCTGCACTACCTCATGACCATCATGGAGCGGCTGGACTGCGCCTCCGTCATCCAGAGCTACCTGAGCGGGACGCAAAGCGGCAGCCCAGTCCCGGTCCGCGGGGGCGCCCAGGAGAACCAGGGCCTGGAGCTGGACGAGAAGTTCTGA
- the UNC5CL gene encoding UNC5C-like protein isoform X3 — protein MHKLLVFSAREVDHRGGCLMLQDTGISLLIPPGAVSVGRQERVSLILVWDLSDAPSLSRAQGLVSPVVACGPHGASFLKPCTLTFKHCAQQPSHARTYSSNTTLLDAKAWKPLGRPGDHTSRDECRILLSHFSLYTCVLEAPVGREARKWLQLAVFCSPLAPGQSHLQLRVYFLNNTPCALQWAVTNEQPHGGRLRGPCQLFDFTGAQGDQCLKLKYISEGWENVDDSSCQLVPHLHIWHGKCPFRSFCFRRKAGSPGASHPPAALSSLLPVTLEPRSSSLSRARRPSLKASENEDCSALTNEIIVTMHTFQDGLETKYMEILRFQASEEESWTAPPPVTQPPPCNRLPPELFERLQMLLEPNSITGNDWRRLASHLGLCGMKIRFLSCQRSPAAAILELFEEQNGSLQELHYLMTIMERLDCASVIQSYLSGTQSGSPVPVRGGAQENQGLELDEKF, from the exons ATGCACAAGCTGCTGGTGTTTTCGGCTCGAGAGGTGGATCACCGAGGTGGCTGCCTGATGCTCCAGGATACGGGCATTTCCCTGCTTATCCCACCAG GTGCTGTGTCTGTGGGACGCCAGGAGCGCGTGTCACTGATCCTGGTGTGGGATCTGTCAGACGCCCCGTCATTGTCCCGAGCCCAGGGGCTGGTGAGCCCCGTGGTGGCGTGTGGCCCCCATGGGGCCTCCTTCCTGAAGCCCTGCACCCTCACGTTCAAGCACTGTGCCCAGCAACCCAGCCACGCCCGCACCTACAGCAGCAACACGACCCTGCTGGACGCCAAGGCCTGGAAGCCCCTGGGGCGGCCAGGAGACCACACCTCCCGGGATGAATGTCGCATCCTCCTCTCCCACTTCAG CCTCTACACCTGCGTGCTGGAGGCGCCGGTGGGCCGGGAAGCCCGCAAGTGGCTGCAGCTGGCCGTGTTCTGCTCGCCTCTGGCTCCGGGGCAGTCCCACCTGCAGCTGCGCGTCTACTTCCTCAACAACACGCCCTGTGCCCTGCAGTGGGCTGTGACCAACGAGCAGCCGCACGGCGGGCGCCTGCGTGGGCCCTGCCAGCTCTTCGATTTCACCGGGGCCCAAGGGGACCAGTGCCTGAAACTCAAATACATCTCcgagg gctgggagaATGTGGACGACAGCAGTTGCCAGCTGGTCCCCCATCTGCACATCTGGCATGGAAAGTGCCCCTTCCGCTCCTTCTGCTTCCGCAGAAAAGCAGGTAGTCCAGGAGCCTCGCATCCAcctgctgccctctcctctctgctcccggTCACCCTGGAACCCCGCAGCTCCTCACTCAGCCGTGCCCGCAGACCCTCTCTTAAAG CCAGTGAGAACGAAGACTGCTCGGCACTGACCAATGAGATCATCGTCACCATGCACACCTTCCAGGAT GGTTTGGAGACCAAATACATGGAAATCCTCAGATTTCAAGCATCAGAGGAGGAATCCTGGACAGCGCCACCCCCTGTCACCCAGCCACCCCCATGCAATAG GCTGCCCCCAGAGCTCTTTGAGCGGCTGCAGATGTTGCTGGAGCCCAACAGCATCACAGGCAACGATTGGCGCCGACTGGCCTCCCACCTGGGGCTCTGCGGTATGAAAATCCG GTTCCTGTCCTGCCAGCGCAGCCCCGCGGCAGCCATCCTGGAGCTGTTCGAGGAGCAGAACGGCAGCCTGCAGGAGCTGCACTACCTCATGACCATCATGGAGCGGCTGGACTGCGCCTCCGTCATCCAGAGCTACCTGAGCGGGACGCAAAGCGGCAGCCCAGTCCCGGTCCGCGGGGGCGCCCAGGAGAACCAGGGCCTGGAGCTGGACGAGAAGTTCTGA